One segment of Carya illinoinensis cultivar Pawnee chromosome 1, C.illinoinensisPawnee_v1, whole genome shotgun sequence DNA contains the following:
- the LOC122316305 gene encoding F-box protein At2g02240-like isoform X1 — protein sequence MKRKISEIMDITSDLPEDCIGDIISKTSPSDASGTSLVSRTFSSAAASNLVWEALLPPDHRQIISELVLSSSSLNILSQKDLYFSLCDKPILIGNGNRSFTIHKWSGKKCYMLGARELGIIWGDVAQYWKWYSLAESPVLPKSRFSEVAHLVNVCWLHVWGTIETKILSPNTRYGAYLIYTIGDRFRGLDKPVKLSVRFLDEIRCDFINAHLLSTTSMDIDAPEEENARFPRDREDKWMEIEMGEFFNYDQVDRVVEMQLRETEVLNWKSGLVIHGIEVRPKDLR from the exons atgaagagaaagatTTCGGAAATTATGGATATTACAAGCGATCTGCCGGAAGATTGCATCGGCGACATAATTTCGAAGACATCCCCTTCTGATGCATCCGGGACGTCGTTGGTTTCCAGGACATTCAGCTCAGCTGCTGCTTCCAATCTCGTGTGGGAGGCGCTTCTGCCTCCCGATCATCGGCAAATCATTTCTGAATTGGTTTTGTCTTCTTCATCATTGAACATCTTGTCCCAGAAAGATCTTTATTTCAGCCTCTGCGACAAGCCAATCCTCATCGGCAACGGTAACAGG AGTTTTACAATACATAAATGGAGTGGGAAAAAGTGTTACATGCTGGGAGCGAGAGAATTAGGGATAATATGGGGAGACGTTGCACAATACTGGAAATGGTATTCTCTTGCCGAGTCACCAGTTTTACCCAAATCCAG ATTTTCGGAGGTTGCTCATCTTGTGAATGTGTGTTGGCTTCATGTATGGGGCACAATTGAGACCAAAATTCTGTCCCCAAATACCAGATACGGAGCATACCTTATCTACACCATTGGGGATCGATTCCGTGGGCTGGACAAGCCAGTGAAGTTGTCGGTTAGATTTCTAGATGAGATCAGATGTGATTTTATCAATGCTCATTTGCTATCAACAACATCCATGGATATTGATGCACCCGAGGAAGAGAATGCACGATTTCCAAGAGACAGAGAGGACAAGTGGATGGAGATTGAGATGGGGGAATTCTTCAATTATGACCAGGTCGATAGAGTGGTCGAAATGCAATTGCGGGAGACTGAAGTCCTCAACTGGAAGTCTGGCCTTGTGATCCATGGCATTGAGGTTCGACCAAAAGATTTAAGATAA